The following are encoded in a window of Kitasatospora fiedleri genomic DNA:
- a CDS encoding LysR family transcriptional regulator — METRELRYFVAVAEELHFGRAAQRLGMAQPPLSRAVARLERRLGTVLLARDSHGVALTDAGRVLLREGRTVLDAVAAAEARTCRAGQPGLVLVAKAGASTELLAKLLAAYAAEPDAVPVDVRLCQYGEQGPLLRRGEADVALLHLPFDSAAGLDTEELRTEGQVALLPAGHPLTARRELRLADLAELTDLPAPRYPRSDGTHRDGPGPAIRDHAQLYQLIALGRTYAVLPDSARSQLRDDVAVRPVPDAPQVTTLLAWPPDSRSRALAALLRTATGGLTGSSTEGATGGATGGSAS; from the coding sequence GTTGCACTTCGGGCGGGCGGCCCAGCGGCTCGGCATGGCCCAGCCCCCGCTGTCGCGGGCCGTCGCCCGGCTGGAGCGCCGGCTCGGCACCGTCCTGCTGGCGCGCGACAGCCACGGCGTGGCGCTGACCGACGCGGGCCGGGTGCTGCTGCGCGAGGGCCGCACCGTGCTGGACGCGGTCGCCGCGGCCGAGGCCCGCACCTGCCGGGCCGGGCAGCCGGGCCTGGTGCTGGTGGCGAAGGCGGGCGCGTCCACCGAACTGCTGGCCAAGCTGCTGGCCGCCTACGCCGCCGAGCCCGACGCGGTGCCGGTGGACGTCCGGCTGTGCCAGTACGGCGAGCAGGGGCCGCTGCTGCGGCGCGGCGAGGCGGACGTGGCGCTGCTGCACCTGCCGTTCGACTCCGCGGCCGGCCTGGACACCGAGGAACTGCGCACCGAGGGCCAGGTCGCCCTGCTGCCCGCCGGGCACCCGCTGACCGCCCGCCGCGAACTGCGCCTCGCCGACCTGGCCGAGCTGACGGACCTGCCCGCCCCGCGCTACCCGCGCTCCGACGGCACCCACCGCGACGGCCCCGGCCCGGCGATCCGCGACCACGCCCAGCTCTACCAGCTGATCGCCCTCGGTCGGACCTACGCCGTCCTGCCCGACTCCGCCCGCAGCCAGCTCCGCGACGACGTCGCCGTCCGCCCCGTCCCGGACGCCCCGCAGGTCACCACCCTCCTCGCCTGGCCCCCCGACAGCCGCTCCCGCGCCCTGGCCGCCCTGCTCCGGACGGCGACCGGAGGCTTGACCGGGAGCTCGACCGAGGGTGCGACCGGGGGTGCGACCGGAGGCTCGGCCTCCTGA
- a CDS encoding HNH endonuclease codes for MPHVLVLNASYEPLGVVSMRRALILVLNHKAIALEDAGTTLHSATGAVQAPSVVKLTRFVRVPYRGPVPLTRRALFARDHGRCVYCGAAATSVDHVIPRSRGGQHRWDNVVAACRRCNHTKADRHLADLGWRMKRPPAAPSGLAWRVIGTGIKDPRWRPYLEPYGGLDQFRDFEHHDHPETVLPAPVRTRPIRRGEQHAPLSA; via the coding sequence GTGCCGCATGTCCTTGTCCTCAACGCGTCGTACGAGCCACTCGGTGTCGTCTCGATGCGACGCGCTCTCATCCTCGTCCTCAACCACAAGGCGATCGCCCTGGAGGATGCGGGCACCACTCTGCACAGCGCCACCGGTGCCGTCCAGGCGCCGTCCGTCGTCAAACTGACCCGTTTCGTGCGGGTCCCCTACCGCGGCCCCGTACCGCTGACCAGGCGGGCGCTGTTCGCCCGCGACCACGGTCGGTGCGTGTACTGCGGGGCCGCCGCCACCAGTGTCGACCACGTCATCCCGCGCAGCCGGGGCGGCCAGCACCGGTGGGACAACGTGGTGGCGGCCTGCCGCCGCTGCAACCACACCAAGGCCGACCGGCACCTCGCCGACCTCGGCTGGCGGATGAAGCGCCCCCCGGCCGCGCCCAGCGGCCTGGCCTGGCGGGTCATCGGCACCGGGATCAAGGACCCGCGCTGGCGGCCCTACCTGGAGCCGTACGGCGGCCTCGACCAGTTCCGGGACTTCGAGCACCACGACCATCCGGAGACGGTCCTGCCCGCCCCCGTCCGCACCCGTCCGATCCGCCGCGGCGAGCAGCACGCTCCGCTCTCCGCCTGA
- a CDS encoding mechanosensitive ion channel family protein, with translation MLADSAADSTSTPTFTLPTSTAGVTDTTRQAAGWLDDNWQGWVVSGLRIVLILGLALVLRAVVRKVIEKLVTRMGRPAEGDGDHGVLGGLLANTGVVNTERRQQRSEAIGSVLRSVASFSVLGTASLMALSVLGVDLAPLLASAGVAGVAIGFGARNLVTDFLSGVFMIMEDQYGVGDEIDTGVATGTVLEVGLRVTKLRGSAGEIWYIRNGEVKRIANMSQGWGTATVDVQVGYKEDLEQVEALITETAEQFAKESPYDELVWGRVKVLGVESVAVDSVQLRVEARCTPGKSAQVARALRLRLKAAFDLAGVKLREEAAATVPAQAAAPEILPPSALADPNSARSLAAKPIPTQN, from the coding sequence ATGCTCGCCGATTCCGCTGCCGACAGCACCAGCACGCCGACGTTCACGCTGCCCACCAGCACGGCCGGTGTGACCGACACCACCCGGCAGGCGGCCGGCTGGCTGGACGACAACTGGCAGGGCTGGGTCGTCTCCGGGCTGCGGATCGTGCTGATCCTCGGGCTGGCCCTGGTGCTGCGGGCGGTGGTCCGCAAGGTGATCGAGAAGCTGGTCACCCGGATGGGCCGCCCCGCGGAGGGCGACGGCGACCACGGGGTGCTCGGCGGGCTGCTGGCCAACACCGGCGTGGTCAACACCGAGCGGCGCCAGCAGCGCTCCGAGGCGATCGGCTCGGTGCTGCGCTCGGTGGCCTCGTTCAGCGTCCTCGGCACCGCCTCGCTGATGGCGCTGTCGGTGCTGGGCGTCGACCTGGCCCCGCTGCTGGCCTCCGCGGGCGTGGCGGGCGTGGCGATCGGCTTCGGCGCCCGCAACCTGGTCACCGACTTCCTCTCCGGCGTCTTCATGATCATGGAGGACCAGTACGGCGTCGGCGACGAGATCGACACCGGCGTCGCCACCGGCACCGTCCTGGAGGTCGGCCTGCGGGTCACCAAGCTGCGCGGCTCGGCGGGTGAGATCTGGTACATCCGCAACGGCGAGGTCAAGCGGATCGCCAACATGAGCCAGGGCTGGGGCACCGCCACCGTCGACGTGCAGGTCGGCTACAAGGAGGACCTGGAGCAGGTCGAGGCGCTGATCACCGAGACCGCCGAGCAGTTCGCCAAGGAGAGCCCGTACGACGAGCTGGTCTGGGGCCGGGTCAAGGTGCTGGGCGTGGAGTCGGTCGCCGTGGACTCGGTGCAGCTGCGGGTCGAGGCCCGCTGCACCCCCGGCAAGTCCGCGCAGGTCGCCCGGGCGCTGCGGCTGCGGCTCAAGGCCGCCTTCGACCTGGCGGGCGTCAAGCTCCGGGAGGAGGCCGCCGCCACCGTCCCGGCCCAGGCCGCCGCCCCCGAGATCCTGCCGCCGTCCGCGCTCGCCGACCCCAACTCGGCCCGCTCGCTGGCGGCCAAGCCGATACCGACGCAGAACTGA